Proteins encoded in a region of the Balaenoptera ricei isolate mBalRic1 chromosome 19, mBalRic1.hap2, whole genome shotgun sequence genome:
- the ZC3H4 gene encoding zinc finger CCCH domain-containing protein 4 isoform X5, with translation MLRGREDGELEEGELEDDGAEETQDASGGPERSRKEKGEKHHSDSDEEKSHRRLKRKRKKEREKEKRRSKKRRKSKHKRHASSSDDFSDFSDDSDFSPSEKGHRKYREYSPPYAPSHQQYPPSHTAPLPKKAYSKMDSKGYGLYEDYENEQYGEYEGEEEEDMGKDDYDDFAKELNQYRRAKEGSSRGRGNRGRGRGYRGRGSRGGSRGRGMGRGSRGRGRGSMGGDHPEDEEDFYEEDMEYGESEEPMGDDDYDDYSKELNQYRRSKDGRGRGLSRGRGRGSRGRGKGMGRGRGRGGSRGGMNKGGMNDDEDFYDEDMGDGGGSYRRGDHDKPHQQSDKKGKVICKYFVEGRCTWGDHCNFSHDIELPKKRELCKFYITGFCARAENCPYMHGDFPCKLYHTTGNCINGDDCMFSHDPLTEETRELLDKMLADDAEAGAEDEKEVEELKKQGINPLPKPPPGVGLLPTPPRPPGPPAPTSPNGRPMQGGPPPPPPPPPPPPGPPQLPMPVHEPLSPQQLQQQQDMYNKKIPSLFEIVVRPTGQLAEKLGVRFPGPGGPPGPMGPGPNMGPPGPMGAPMHPDMHPDMHPDMHPDMHPDMHPDMPMGPGMNPGPPMGPGGPPMMPYGPGDSPHSGMMPPIPPAQNFYENFYQQQEGMEMEPGLIGDAEDYGHYEELPGEPGERLFPEHPLEPDSFPEGGPPGRPKPGAGVPDFLPSAQRALYLRIQQKQQEEEERARRLAESSKQDRENEEGDTGNWYSSDEDEGGSSVTSILKTLRQQTSSRPQASVGELSSSGLGDPRLQKGHPTGGRLADPRLSRDPRLTRHAEASSSSGPGDTGPSDPRLARSLSTPKPEGGLHSSPAGPSGSKGSGPPPAEEEEGERALREKAVNIPLDPLPGHPLRDPRSQLQQFSHIKKDVTLSKPSFARTVLWNPEDLIPLPIPKQDAVPPVPAALQSMPALDPRLHRTATSGPPNPRQRPGTSTDPSTSGSSLPDFELLSRILKTVNATGPSAAPGPGDKPSDPRVRKTPTDPRLQKPADSAASSRAAKPGPTEAPSPAASPSGESSPPATAPYDPRVLAAGGLGQGSGSGQSSVLSGISLYDPRTPNAGGKAAEPAADAGTQPKGPEGNGKSSATKAKEPPFVRKSALEQPESGKSGADGAAATATDRYNSYNRPRPKAAAAPAAATGAPPAEGAPPQPGVHNLPVPTLFGTVKQAPKTGSGSPFAGNSPAQEGEQDAGSLKDVFKGFDPTASPFCQ, from the exons GGAAGATGGTGAGTTGGAAGAAGGCGAACTGGAGGATGACGGGGCCGAGGAGACCCAGGACGCCTCCGGAGGCCCCGAGAGGAGCCggaaggagaagggggagaagCACCACAGCGACTCAGATGAGGAGAAGTCTCACCGGAGGCTGAAGCGGAAACGCAAGAAAGAGcgggagaaggagaagaggagatcCAAGAAGAGGAGGAAATCCAAGCACAAA CGCCACGCTTCTTCCAGCGATGACTTCTCTGACTTCTCAGATGACTCGGATTTCAGCCCCAGCGAGAAGGGGCACCGCAAGTACAGAGAGTACAGCCCCCCCTACGCGCCG TCCCACCAGCAGTACCCCCCGTCGCACACCGCGCCCCTGCCCAAGAAGGCCTACTCCAAGATGGACAGCAAGGGCTACGGCCTGTACGAAGACTACGAGAACGAGCAGTACGGGGAGTAcgagggcgaggaggaggaggacatggGCAAGGACGACTACGACGACTTTGCCAAGGAGCTGAACCAGTACCGGCGGGCCAAGGAGGGCAGCAGCCGGGGCCGAG GCAACCGAGGCCGTGGCAGGGGCTACCGAGGCCGTGGAAGCCGTGGAGGGTCTCGAGGCCGAGGCATGGGCAGGGGCAGccgaggcagaggcagaggctcCATGGGGGGAGACCACCCAGAGGACGAAGAGGACTTCTATGAAGAGGACATGGAA TACGGAGAAAGTGAGGAGCCGATGGGAGACGACGACTATGACGACTACTCCAAGGAGCTGAACCAGTACCGCCGGTCCAAGGACGGCCGAGGACGAG GGCTAAGTCGAGGCCGTGGCCGGGGTTCCCGAGGTCGAGGGAAAGGGATGGGCCGGGGCCGTGGTCGAGGTGGCAGCCGAGGAGGGATGAACAAGGGTGGAATGAATGATGACGAAGACTTCTACGACGAGGACATGGGC GACGGCGGCGGAAGCTACCGGAGGGGTGACCATGACAAGCCCCACCAACAGTCCGACAAGAAAGGCAAAGTCATCTGCAAATACTTCGTGGAAGGGCGGTGCACATGG GGAGACCACTGTAATTTTAGCCACGACATCGAGCTACCAAAGAAGCGAGAACTGTGCAAGTTTTACATCACCGGATTTTGTGCCAGAGCCGAGAACTGCCCCTATATGCATG GTGATTTTCCGTGTAAGTTGTACCACACGACCGGGAACTGCATCAACGGCGATGACTGCATGTTCTCTCATGACCCCCTGACCGAAGAGACCAGAGAGCTCTTGGACAAG ATGTTGGCTGATGACGCAGAGGCAGGCGCCGAGGATGAGAAGGAAGTTGAGGAGCTGAAGAAGCAGGGCATCAACCCCCTGCCCAAACCACCCCCTGGCGTGGGCCTcctgcccaccccgccccgcccacctGGCCCCCCGGCCCCGACCTCTCCGAATGGCCGGCCCATGCAGGgtggccccccgcccccgcccccacccccgcctccgcCCCCCGGCCCCCCTCAGCTGCCCATGCCCGTGCACGAGCCGCTGTCCccacagcagctgcagcagcagcaggacaTGTACAACAAGAAGATCCCCTCCTTGTTTGAGATTGTGGTGCGGCCCACAGGACAGCTGGCTGAGAAACTGGGTGTGAG GTTCCCTGGACCCGGAGGACCCCCAGGGCCGATGGGCCCCGGGCCCAATATGGGACCCCCAGGGCCGATGGGGGCCCCGATGCACCCCGACATGCATCCCGACATGCACCCGGACATGCACCCTGATATGCATCCGGACATGCACCCCGACATGCCAATGGGCCCTGGCATGAATCCTGGCCCGCCCATGGGACCTGGTGGCCCTCCAATGATGCCCTATGGTCCTGGAGACTCCCCACATTCTGGAATGATGCCCCCCATCCCACCAGCCCAGAACTTCTATGAAAACTTTTACCAGCAGCAAGAGGGCATGGAGATGGAACCAGGACTCATTGGGGACGCAG AGGACTACGGGCACTACGAAGAGCTGCCGGGGGAGCCTGGGGAGCGCCTCTTCCCCGAGCACCCTCTGGAGCCTGACAGCTTCCCTGAGGGAGGGCCCCCAGGCCGGCCGAAGCCGGGCGCCGGTGTCCCCGACTTCCTGCCCTCGGCCCAGAGGGCCCTGTACCTGAGGATCCAGCAGaagcagcaggaggaggaggagagagcgaGGAGGCTGGCTGAGAGCAGCAAGCAGGACCGGGAGAATGAGGAAG GTGACACTGGAAACTGGTACTCAAGTGATGAGGATGAGGGTGGGAGCAGCGTCACCTCCATCCTGAAGACCCTGAGGCAGCAGACGTCTAGCCGACCCCAGGCTTCCGTCGGGGAGCTGAGCAGCAGTGGGCTGGGGGACCCCCGCCTCCAGAAGGGACACCCCACAGGAGGGCGGCTGGCTGACCCCCGCCTCAGCCGGGACCCCAGACTTACCCGCCACGCCGAGGCTTCCAGCAGTTCAGGCCCAGGTGACACAGGACCCTCTGACCCTCGACTGGCTCGCTCCCTGTCCACCCCCAAGCCCGAAGGCGGCCTTCATTCCAGCCCCGCAGGCCCCAGTGGCTCCAAGGGGTCTGGGCCACCCCCtgcagaagaggaggaaggggaacgGGCCCTTCGGGAGAAGGCTGTGAACATTCCCCTGGACCCCCTCCCGGGGCACCCGCTGCGGGACCCGCGATCGCAGCTGCAGCAGTTCAGCCACATCAAGAAGGACGTGACCCTGAGCAAGCCGAGCTTTGCCCGCACTGTGCTCTGGAACCCTGAGGACCTGATCCCCCTGCCCATCCCCAAGCAGGATGCAGTGCCCCCCGTCCCCGCGGCCCTGCAGTCCATGCCTGCCCTGGATCCCAGGCTGCACCGCACCGCCACCTCGggcccccccaacccccggcaGCGCCCAGGCACCTCTACAGATCCCAGCACATCTGGCTCCAGCCTGCCTGACTTTGAGCTCCTCTCTCGCATCCTCAAGACTGTCAATGCCACTGGCCCCTCGGCAGCCCCTGGCCCCGGTGACAAGCCCAGTGACCCCCGAGTGCGGAAGACACCCACCGACCCCCGGCTGCAGAAACCAGCAGACTCTGCTGCCTCCTCCCGGGCGGCCAAGCCTGGCCCCACCGAAGCGCCCTCTCCAGCTGCCAGCCCCAGTGGGGAGTCCTCCCCGCCAGCTACCGCCCCCTATGACCCCCGCGTGCTGGCAGCCGGAGGCCTGGGCCAGGGCAGCGGGAGTGGGCAGAGCAGCGTGCTGAGCGGCATCAGCCTCTACGACCCCAGGACTCCCAACGCGGGTGGCAAAGCTGCGGAGCCGGCCGCTGATGCAGGCACCCAGCCCAAGGGCCCTGAGGGCAACGGCAAGAGCTCCGCCACCAAGGCCAAGGAGCCCCCATTTGTCCGCAAGTCCGCCCTGGAACAGCCTGAATCGGGGAAGTCCGGGGCAGATGGGGCCGCAGCCACGGCCACAGACAGGTACAACAGTTACAACCGGCCCCGGCCCAAGGCCGCTGCGGCCCCCGCCGCCGCCACGGGCGCCCCGCCAGCAGAGGGCGCTCCGCCCCAGCCCGGCGTGCACAACCTCCCGGTGCCCACCCTCTTCGGGACCGTGAAACAGGCACCCAAGACGGGCTCCGGAAGCCCATTTGCTGGCAACAGCCCGGCCCAAGAGGGTGAGCAGGACGCTGGGTCCCTGAAAGATGTTTTTAAAGGCTTTGACCCCACTGCCTCCCCCTTTTGCCAGTAG